A part of Osmerus mordax isolate fOsmMor3 chromosome 10, fOsmMor3.pri, whole genome shotgun sequence genomic DNA contains:
- the LOC136950740 gene encoding keratin-associated protein 4-1-like, whose product MSAVQRPVCSPETCLQSRDLSAVQRPVCTPETCLQSRDLSALQRPVCSPETCLHSKDLSAVQRPVCSPETCLQSRDLSAVQRPVCSPETCLHSRDLSAVQRPVCTPETCLQSRDLSEVQPPEQLSVMPSPF is encoded by the coding sequence ATGTCTGCAGTCCAGAGACCTGTCTGCAGTCCAGAGACCTGTCTGCAGTCCAGAGACCTGTCTGCAGTCCAGAGACCTGTCTGCACTCCAGAGACCTGTCTGCAGTCCAGAGACCTGTCTGCACTCCAGAGACCTGTCTGCAGTCCAGAGACCTGTCTGCACTCCAAAGACCTGTCTGCAGTCCAGAGACCTGTCTGCAGTCCAGAGACATGTCTGCAGTCCAGAGACCTGTCTGCAGTCCAGAGACCTGTCTGCAGTCCAGAGACCTGTCTGCACTCCAGAGACCTGTCTGCAGTCCAGAGACCTGTCTGCACTCCAGAGACCTGTCTGCAGTCCAGAGACCTGTCTGAAGTCCAGCCTCCTGAACAGCTGAGTGTGATGCCCAGTCCCTTTTAG
- the tmem130 gene encoding transmembrane protein 130 isoform X1 has translation MFELFDPRNTLRTAHFSYTWDFGNGEVIKGFEPFVTYNYMASGNYTLRLRVGANVTKHATILTGVYSMDVTVLDAIKNIKLTGPTTYQVSQNTSLAVHVDGSPPMWVCWRILPNCVTDTTVGCQLTMLYENTLKLNHTFTSTGVHCLDISARNEVSTLQTSYSFFVRRDPFSNLFFILPCAAILVATFCFIAVVACRPWRGNKMKTKMAAYSSRDTFPQMELREAPGPSPLYSSIQPTSAGKAERQPLIMQHGTRPTLYQTSPLSPSALSK, from the exons ATGTTCGAACTGTTCGATCCCAGGAATACTTTACGGACTGCGCACTTCAGTTACACTTGGGACTTCGGCAACGG CGAGGTGATAAAGGGCTTCGAACCGTTTGTGACATACAACTATATGGCATCAGGTAACTACACCCTGCGACTCAGAGTGGGGGCCAACGTCACCAAACACGCCACCATACTGACCGGGGTTTATAGTATGGATGTCACGGTGCTGG ATGCCATCAAAAACATTAAACTGACAGGGCCTACTACCTACCAGGTCTCTCAAAATACCAGTCTGGCTGTTCATGTGGATggaag TCCCCCTATGTGGGTGTGCTGGCGGATCCTGCCCAACTGTGTGACGGACACAACGGTGGGGTGTCAGCTGACCATGCTGTATGAGAACACACTGAAGCTGAACCACACCTTCACTTCCACCGGCGTGCACTGCCTGGACATCAGCGCACGCAACGAAGTCAGCACGCTGCAGACCTCCTACAGCTTCTTCGTCAGGAGGGACC CCTTCAGTAACCTGTTCTTCATCCTGCCCTGCGCAGCCATCCTCGTGGCAACATTCTGCTTCATTGCAGTGGTTGCCTGTCGCCCTTGGCGTGGAAACAAGATGAAGACGAAG aTGGCTGCGTACTCCAGCAGGGACACCTTCCCTCAGATGGAACTGCGGGAAGCCCCTGGGCCTTCCCCCCTCTATTCCTCCATCCAGCCCACATCTGCGGGGAAAGCTGAGAGGCAGCCCCTCATCATGCAGCACGGGACACGCCCCACTCTCTACCagacctcacccctctctccctctgctttgtcCAAATGA
- the tmem130 gene encoding transmembrane protein 130 isoform X2, with protein MFELFDPRNTLRTAHFSYTWDFGNGEVIKGFEPFVTYNYMASGNYTLRLRVGANVTKHATILTGVYSMDVTVLDAIKNIKLTGPTTYQVSQNTSLAVHVDGSPPMWVCWRILPNCVTDTTVGCQLTMLYENTLKLNHTFTSTGVHCLDISARNEVSTLQTSYSFFVRRDPFSNLFFILPCAAILVATFCFIAVVACRPWRGNKMKTKVERTDTRTYLLHSLVIPKLTCLVLFVI; from the exons ATGTTCGAACTGTTCGATCCCAGGAATACTTTACGGACTGCGCACTTCAGTTACACTTGGGACTTCGGCAACGG CGAGGTGATAAAGGGCTTCGAACCGTTTGTGACATACAACTATATGGCATCAGGTAACTACACCCTGCGACTCAGAGTGGGGGCCAACGTCACCAAACACGCCACCATACTGACCGGGGTTTATAGTATGGATGTCACGGTGCTGG ATGCCATCAAAAACATTAAACTGACAGGGCCTACTACCTACCAGGTCTCTCAAAATACCAGTCTGGCTGTTCATGTGGATggaag TCCCCCTATGTGGGTGTGCTGGCGGATCCTGCCCAACTGTGTGACGGACACAACGGTGGGGTGTCAGCTGACCATGCTGTATGAGAACACACTGAAGCTGAACCACACCTTCACTTCCACCGGCGTGCACTGCCTGGACATCAGCGCACGCAACGAAGTCAGCACGCTGCAGACCTCCTACAGCTTCTTCGTCAGGAGGGACC CCTTCAGTAACCTGTTCTTCATCCTGCCCTGCGCAGCCATCCTCGTGGCAACATTCTGCTTCATTGCAGTGGTTGCCTGTCGCCCTTGGCGTGGAAACAAGATGAAGACGAAGGTAGAGAGGACAGACACCAGGACTTACTTGCTGCATTCACTTGTGATCCCTAAGCTGACCTGCCTAGTACTGTTTGTAATATGA